A window from Termitidicoccus mucosus encodes these proteins:
- a CDS encoding type IV pilus twitching motility protein PilT — MIKLKENPGLVAMNAPFIEPIEHGVSMGASDITLCADMPVIYRVEGQLLFGKRLPENHFNELHTFLEQTGARRHLKNHDSLSFDHDGSRFRLSYYSSEDGDTIELRLLPKAPRPLAELGVPAGFLKLLDAPRGIIIVTGTTGSGKTTTLGGAIDQINSTQSHKIITLEDPIEIRHENRKSIVKHRELGRHFQSFPEAIRAAMRQDPDIILLGELRDPETMSAALTAAETGHLVFATAHTKDAAGCVSRVLDALPGSDALASLAGSLVGVLAQQLIPGTDGKRVAAFELLINTQAVRNCIREKRIDHIRDEIGRNSTLGMVTMDYSLEQLVRTRRITKETALSFCMNQAELKRKLDQLPS; from the coding sequence ATGATCAAATTGAAAGAGAATCCCGGCTTGGTTGCGATGAACGCACCTTTCATTGAGCCGATTGAGCATGGCGTCTCCATGGGCGCCTCCGACATCACGCTCTGCGCCGACATGCCCGTGATTTATCGCGTGGAGGGGCAGCTTCTGTTCGGCAAAAGACTGCCAGAGAATCATTTTAACGAACTCCACACCTTCCTTGAGCAGACCGGCGCGCGCCGTCACCTGAAAAATCACGACAGCCTCAGTTTTGACCACGATGGGAGCCGCTTCCGGCTGTCCTATTATTCCAGCGAGGATGGGGATACCATCGAGCTGCGTCTTTTGCCAAAGGCCCCGCGCCCTCTTGCCGAGCTTGGGGTCCCCGCAGGTTTCCTGAAATTATTGGACGCCCCCCGCGGTATCATCATCGTCACGGGCACGACCGGCTCTGGTAAAACGACGACCTTGGGTGGAGCCATCGACCAGATCAACTCCACGCAAAGTCATAAAATCATCACGCTGGAGGACCCCATTGAGATAAGGCACGAGAACAGAAAATCCATCGTCAAGCACCGCGAGCTGGGCAGGCACTTCCAATCATTTCCCGAGGCGATCCGGGCCGCCATGCGGCAGGACCCTGACATCATACTGTTGGGCGAGCTACGCGACCCGGAAACCATGAGCGCGGCCCTCACCGCCGCCGAGACCGGGCACTTGGTGTTCGCCACCGCGCATACCAAGGACGCTGCCGGCTGCGTGTCCCGCGTCCTCGATGCGCTGCCTGGTTCCGACGCACTGGCGTCCCTCGCTGGTTCGCTCGTGGGGGTGCTTGCCCAGCAACTCATTCCGGGCACCGACGGCAAGCGCGTGGCGGCTTTCGAGCTTTTAATCAACACGCAGGCCGTGCGCAACTGCATCCGCGAAAAACGCATTGACCACATCCGCGACGAGATCGGCCGCAACAGCACCCTGGGCATGGTCACAATGGATTACTCGCTCGAACAGCTCGTGCGCACGCGCCGCATCACCAAGGAGACCGCCCTGTCCTTTTGCATGAACCAGGCGGAATTAAAGCGAAAACTCGACCAGCTTCCCTCATGA